Below is a genomic region from Streptomyces roseoviridis.
GGCGGCAAGGGCTGCGACCGCGTCCGCCCGCCTGGTGCGGCCGAATCCCGCCACGCGCGGGCCGCGGCTCTCGAAGCCGGTGACCAGGGCGTGCGGGAGGTAGCCGGAGCTGACGGCCGGTGTCCAGCCCAGTGTCCGGTACGCGAGGGCGGCGAGGGCGAGGGGGACGAGCGGGAGAAGGCTGCGCGGCGAGGTCGAGGCGCCGTGCAGGGCCCTGTGCCTGATCAGGAGGTCGGCCAGCGCGGTGTCGAAGGTCTCCCGGTCCTCGGCGGCCAGGGCGCGCAGCGTGCGCAGCGCCGCGGTGGCCGGCCGGTCCAGCAGGGGCTCACCGGTTTCCTCGGCACGGGTACGGATCCGGTCCAGGGCCGCGTCGACGGCGGCGAGCTTGGCCCGCGCGCTCGGCGGATACTCCTCGTCGTCGCCGGTGTCGTCCAGGGCCAGGGCCGTCAGTCCGGTGGCGAGCTCGCCGGCGGGCGTTCCCTTCGCCTGCTCGGCGAACTTCTGCCGGGCGAAGTGGAAGGCCTCGCCGTGCCACTTGGCCTTGTCCCTGAGGACCGTCAGGCAGAGCGCGTCGGTCCACTCGCCGGGGGTGACGCTCTCCGCGGGGGCGTCATCGCCCGGGTCGTAGCTCATGCCGAAGTTCACGTAGTCCAAGAACACCTGGAAGGAGCAGTGCGGGTGGTACGCGGCGTAGGCGACGGCACCGGCCGCGGCTTCGGAGGCGTCCTTGAGGGCGGCCCTGGCCTCCGGGGTGTCGAGATCGGGCGTCGCGACGGAGAGGGCGCCCAGGTAGTCGAGGAAGTCCTCGGCGATGGTCTGCCACGCGTAGGTGTCCATCCGGCCGCCCCGCGACATGGAGCGCACCCGTCCTCCGATCCGGTGGGTGAAGTCCTCGCGCGCCGCCGACACGACGGCCTCGGCGACCTGATGACGCTCTATCTGCACTGTCCCGCTCCTTGATCCAATCCTGCGGACAGCCTAGACGTCGCCTCTGACAGGACGGCCTCCCCCGAATCGGGGGGCTCGCCCGCGCCTACCGCGGCTGCCTTCACGCCTCTGTCGGTGGCGTGAGCCGGCAGGGTGCGCGACCAGGCAGGGTGGCGGTGGCCGATCCCGGGCCGGTGTCGCGTGGACGCGGCTGTGGATCGAGGACACCGGCCAGCCGGCGAAGGCCGGCCACGGGCCGCGGCTGCCCGGCGGGCCGGCGGTCAGGGCATGTCGCCGGAGTGGTAGAGGCGGCACGTGACGCCGGGACCGGGGGCGCGCGGCTCGCCGGGGCGCGGGTCGTACAGGGCTCGGCCACCGGGCCACCGGGAGAGCTCGGTGGGCAGGGCGACGCCCTTGTCGACTTCCTCGGTTCGCCAGCCGTGGATGTCCAGCAACAGGCCGTCCAGCGGACCGCCGACCAACTCGGCGTAGGTCCGGTGCGCCAGAGGGCCCGGGTGGGGGTCGTCGTGGTCGTGGCCGTACACCCGGCCGCGCAGCAGCTGCTCGTCACCGTTCATCCGACCAGCCTGCCAGCCGCCACCGACAACGCGGCCCGGCGCCGGGCCCCGGCCCAGTCAGGACCTCCTCGCACGGCGGTCGTGTGACGAGACGCCTCGCGCGGTCGACCCGTCAGGTCGGGAGGGCGGTCGCCGCCCCGCCTTACCCGCAGGAACTCGGTCCGGTCCCCCGGCTTCCGGCCTTCGCCGACGCACCGGGACCGGCGGCGAAGCCGGTCACACGTCGCCCAGGAACCCGGGATCGGACGGCCCCGCCTGCCGGGCGAAGTCCGCTGCGACTCCGAGCACCTCGCGCATCGGTACGGGCCGCCGACTCGTGGCCGCGAGGTCGGCGTGAGCTTCCTCGGACCACAGGAACGGATACACGGACAGGCCCTGCCCGAAGGCCAGGGCCGCGGCCTCCTCGCGCCAGCCGGGCCAGCGCAGTCCGTCATAGAAGGTCTCCAGCCTGCCCGAGAGCAGCCAGGCGACCCACCCGGAGTGTCCCGTCTCCATCGCCTCCCACTCCAGAGTGTCCGGAGCGAAGTACGTCATCTGGCCAGGTGCCCCGGGACGGCCGGCAGCCGCAGGATCGGCGCCGTTCAGCGCGAAGACCCCTCCGACGACGTCATGGGCCACGACCAGACCTGTCGCGGGGAGCCAGCCGGGGTCGAAGTCGGTGGGGAAGCGGTTGACCTGCGCCAGACTCGGAAGCCGCCCCTCCGAGACCGTACGCGAACCGCCGCCGAACACTCGGAGCCACCCGTCGTCCACGAGCAGTCCGCCGGTGTTCAGCACCAGTGCGCCCAGCATCGATCGCGCGCTGACCTGCATCTGCAGAAGGCATCGGCGGCCCTCGTCGATGTCTCCTGGCAGCACTCGAACCCGCACGGAGCTCTCCCTGACGGCCCGCTTCAGTTCGGGCCACGCGGGGTCGTCCACAGTGACCAGCTCATCGATGCCTCGCATCCGACGATGGTAGGCACCGCGGGCGCCTGCGCGTGCCGGTCCCCCACTGCCCCGCATCCCACAGGCAGCCCGGAGACCGGCGGCGCATCGACGCCTGTGGGGGACGCGGCGGTCGGTGCGGGCCGGCGTCAGGGGCGGTCTCGGGTCGCTCCTGTGGAACCGGCCACTCGGCAAGGTCTCAAGGCCCGGCAGACGCCGCCTACTTCCACGCCGGTATTGAAACGACCGATCCAAAACGGTTAGAGTCGCGGCATGGTCCGACCGAGGACGTTCGACGAGGACGCCGCCCTGGACGCGGCGATGCACACCTTCTGGAAGAAGGGCTACGAAGCCACCTCCACGCAGGACCTGTGCGACGCCACGGGGTTGGGGCGCAGCAGCATCTACAACACGTTCAAGAGCAAGCACGACCTCTTCGAGCGCGCACTGTCCCGCTACATCAACGCCATGACGACCGCCCAGCTGGCCGTCCTGGAGGACACCCGTCACAGCGCCGCCGACCGGCTGCGCACCCTGTTCGCCATGGTCGTCGACGGCGAGACGGAGGCGGAACGCCGGACGGGCGGACGCGGCCTCGGCTGCCTGACCGTGAACACGACGGTCGAACTGGCCGCCCGGGACCCGCGAGCAGCGGACATACTGGACCGGGACACACAGCGCCGCCTGGCGGCCCTGCGCGCGGTGCTCCAGGAGGGTCAGCGGGAAGGCAGCATCACCTCTCGCCGTGACGCCGGAGCGCTCGCGCGCTTCGTCAACGCCGCGATCGGCGGCATGCGCGTCTCCAGTCAGGGCGGTGCCGACCGGGCCGCACTGGAGTCGATCGCCGAGATCGTCATGGACGCCCTCACCGGCTGACGGCACGCGCCGCCGGGTTCCGCGTCCACGCCTGCCCACGTTTTGGACCGTTCGATACATAACCGAACCGGGAAGGAGATCAATCCGTGCCTCGTGCCGTGTACGTCCTGGCGCTCGGCATCTTCGCCATGGTGACCAGCGAGTTCGTGGTCGCCGGCCTGATGCCGCAGATGGCCCGGGGACTGGACGCGACCGTCTCGCAAGTCGGCTACCTCATCACCGCCTTCGCGGTGGCCATGGCCGCCGGCGGTCCGTTCCTGACCGCGGTCCTGACGAAGTTCCCCCCGCGGACGGCCCTGATGGTCCTGTTCGCCGTCTTCCTCGGTGGCAACGTCCTGGCCGCCACCGCAAGCGGCTACGGCACGATGCTGGCCGCACGGATCATCACCGGCGTCGCCTCTCAGGCGTTCTTCGGCGTGGCCGTCTCGATGTGCGTCCGCCTCACCCGCCCCGAGGTGCGTGGCCGCGCGATCGCCGTCCTGATGAACGGCCTCATGCTCGGCACCCTGCTCGGCCTGCCGGTCTCCACTCTGGTCGGCGAGCGCTTCGGCTGGCGCGCCGCGTTCTGGACCATCACCCTGATCGCCGTGGTCGCGGCCGGGACCACCCTGCTCGGCGTACCCCGCGTCGAACGCGACCGGAGCAGCGGCGGTTTGCGCCGGCAAGCCGACGTCTTCAGGAAACCCACGATGTGGCTGGCGCTGTCCAGCAGCACACTGATCATCGGCGCCACCTTCTCCGCCTTCAGCTACTTCAACCCCATCCTCACCGACGTCACCGGCTTCTCCTCCGCCACCGTCCCCCTGCTTCTCGTCGCCTACGGTGCCGCCACCCTCGTGGGCAACAACGTCGTCGGTCGTT
It encodes:
- a CDS encoding DUF2625 domain-containing protein yields the protein MRGIDELVTVDDPAWPELKRAVRESSVRVRVLPGDIDEGRRCLLQMQVSARSMLGALVLNTGGLLVDDGWLRVFGGGSRTVSEGRLPSLAQVNRFPTDFDPGWLPATGLVVAHDVVGGVFALNGADPAAAGRPGAPGQMTYFAPDTLEWEAMETGHSGWVAWLLSGRLETFYDGLRWPGWREEAAALAFGQGLSVYPFLWSEEAHADLAATSRRPVPMREVLGVAADFARQAGPSDPGFLGDV
- a CDS encoding MFS transporter, which encodes MPRAVYVLALGIFAMVTSEFVVAGLMPQMARGLDATVSQVGYLITAFAVAMAAGGPFLTAVLTKFPPRTALMVLFAVFLGGNVLAATASGYGTMLAARIITGVASQAFFGVAVSMCVRLTRPEVRGRAIAVLMNGLMLGTLLGLPVSTLVGERFGWRAAFWTITLIAVVAAGTTLLGVPRVERDRSSGGLRRQADVFRKPTMWLALSSSTLIIGATFSAFSYFNPILTDVTGFSSATVPLLLVAYGAATLVGNNVVGRFADRHTVPVLAVGLLLNTLFLTAFALLADEPAPAVLCMMGIGLVGVTMNPAMVTRVQRTGNAGPLVNTVHSSFITLGVILGSSLGAVVIDTWGLRAPLWLGAALALVGLATVLPDLTRRTAPAGGATPSSAPPDDANEVATADESAARGSR
- a CDS encoding TetR/AcrR family transcriptional regulator; translation: MVRPRTFDEDAALDAAMHTFWKKGYEATSTQDLCDATGLGRSSIYNTFKSKHDLFERALSRYINAMTTAQLAVLEDTRHSAADRLRTLFAMVVDGETEAERRTGGRGLGCLTVNTTVELAARDPRAADILDRDTQRRLAALRAVLQEGQREGSITSRRDAGALARFVNAAIGGMRVSSQGGADRAALESIAEIVMDALTG
- a CDS encoding immunity 49 family protein, whose product is MQIERHQVAEAVVSAAREDFTHRIGGRVRSMSRGGRMDTYAWQTIAEDFLDYLGALSVATPDLDTPEARAALKDASEAAAGAVAYAAYHPHCSFQVFLDYVNFGMSYDPGDDAPAESVTPGEWTDALCLTVLRDKAKWHGEAFHFARQKFAEQAKGTPAGELATGLTALALDDTGDDEEYPPSARAKLAAVDAALDRIRTRAEETGEPLLDRPATAALRTLRALAAEDRETFDTALADLLIRHRALHGASTSPRSLLPLVPLALAALAYRTLGWTPAVSSGYLPHALVTGFESRGPRVAGFGRTRRADAVAALAAGPLVVDRPALDWTVSPELEADYEKRVQEALTPLDAAPLAVSRLVGVMEDQERLLKWRAGGRGEGTDAQLATVRRISQMGAALFRIALAEPDTEVEVTIDGRELRYRAARDRKADAHQWHRATAFALITGAREDLAPLVLSGPAIAGPDGSAFSAYREALHAYLKGTDPEAAAQRALQRAEQAKDWGFAMPPAVLLSQLVEGDEESFNLALADALETHRAHYQVADRDGDPDSAVDLDSLALACHARRRGWTIRVESPYLPQSILRTAQPF